tactttcataaattttagcttgacatATAGCATACTGTCCATAAAACTATATGGAGATTttgagaaaagcaactgagataatattaaccggTCCAAAAATCGGAAAATAATActtgtatcgacaactactgttgaggaaaagcaaTGTGTAGTGTTTCTGGCGTACATAtcactgtgcaccacattttattagaTTGTTTTATTTTCTGATCAGAGGGCGGCAGCAGATTTGATAAGATCTGCCCTCTGTTTTAAGTAAAGTTCAAACAAATGCGAGTTTTAAGGATCTGTGATTCGTCcaacatgtttcagaaaattttagggagatgtttttAACGTGTTAACGGGGTGAGTGGTTCAGGTGGGCAGTCAGTGTTCCCATCGCCTCTTTTTTTAGCTCcgctattttatttttttaaatcccaGGTATAGCACCGTTTACCCTTTCTCTATTGTCTTAAGACGTGGCAGATAGTGATTATATGGTTACTACAAGCGAGGTGGGAGTGCAagagtgtcattttataggtttcccCTTACTGTGTGATAATTCgtaattttatccacattcgtttcttttaatgtgtttaAGGGCGCTGATACTATCGTCACTGAGTACCCATAAGCTCTAAAAATCGCGAACACGCACCTATTTAGTGCTTTTCAGATTAAGATTGCGCTATGATACATTTGGATAGTAGTGTATTTTTTCTAATCTGCCTCCACCGTAGCAACAAATCATATTGTTTTACCGATAGCACTCATGACAAAGAGGGACAAAGATTTTCATTACTCTAAATTCTTTTGTCTGCCTTTGGAGATGCAGATGACAGAAGTAAATTTTAGGACGATGCAttttgtaattagttctgccacTGAGATTCGCGATTATGTGCAGTCCATCAATTATCTGATATAGTAAACGTAATTACGTCAAAGGAAATGTAATGTATGTGGTTAAAAGTGAATGCTTGGAACATTACTATGTTCAAAGGCTAGTAAATGATGTCATAACAGAATTTGGCAGTTTtgtgtcttctgtatattattattagaAAGTTATGTATGTTCCTAGAATCATATCCAATGTGAACTTAAAAATTATCATCTTAAAATCACAAAAGTTTAAGTAATGTTGGTGGAACAGAGTAATAGAGTAGTGGATAGAGGCGGATTGTGAAAGGGGCTTATATATTACTTCGTGaaatattgtttgtttttattcgtaTTTTCCTTaggttttcttatttatttcatgtaGGTATACGTTCAGTGTACAAATAAGACGACCCTATGTTGAGGGCGAGGTGTTAGTTTTTGTGAAGTAGTCGAGGAATATGGACCAGTGACTTGCAAAATTGCTGTTATGTACATTGGCAGATTGACTAGCACTCCAGGGCATTGTGTACTACAGAAAGAATAACATGGGTAGTCATTTTTCATAAGTGAATTGTTCACTGGCCACCAGATGTAGCAGACAATTGGCTCTGGAGAGAGATGCACTCACATATAACCGTACGGAGCAAGTGCAGTGTGATTTACCAAATTGTATTTAACGTGAAACATCTACATTGGATTCCATTTTTGGATGATTCACATCCTGTGTGTGGATGGAATAAGGATACAGACCTGCTCAATAACGCTGTGTTTCAGGTTCATCCAACATGTCACCAGCAAAGACGATTAGTATGAGTGAGTGTAAGGACCTGGGCTCTCTGCTAGACGCTGATTTCGGCATGGTGACTCTAGTGTCCGGTAACACGCGACTGGTGGTGCACAAGGCCGTGCTGGAAGCTAGGAGCCCTGTGTTTGCTGCCATGCTGCAGGACATGCTAGAGGACGGCAGTGATCAGCTCTCCATCCCTGACGTAGAGGGCCCGGTCCTGCAGAGACTGGTGGGCTACATGTACACTCTTAGGCTCTCCCAGCTGCAGGGCCTGGGCCCTCAGCTGCTGGCCGTTGCCGACCGGTATGGCGTGGTGGGCCTCAGGGCTTTGTGCGAACAGCTGCTAGATGTGGAAAACGAGGATGACTGACATATGTGAAATAATGTGAAATGACTGACATATGTGAAATAAATCTTAACTGCTTGACTGCATGTGTGTTCGCTAAATACTTGTAAATAAAGAATTAAATGAAGAAAGACCCCACAACTGTTAATTTGTACCCACCAGTGTACAGTACATTCAATTAATAG
The nucleotide sequence above comes from Schistocerca piceifrons isolate TAMUIC-IGC-003096 chromosome 7, iqSchPice1.1, whole genome shotgun sequence. Encoded proteins:
- the LOC124804880 gene encoding protein roadkill-like, giving the protein MSPAKTISMSECKDLGSLLDADFGMVTLVSGNTRLVVHKAVLEARSPVFAAMLQDMLEDGSDQLSIPDVEGPVLQRLVGYMYTLRLSQLQGLGPQLLAVADRYGVVGLRALCEQLLDVENEDD